In Apium graveolens cultivar Ventura chromosome 10, ASM990537v1, whole genome shotgun sequence, the following are encoded in one genomic region:
- the LOC141689638 gene encoding uncharacterized protein LOC141689638 isoform X4 translates to MIQTIHPLCIKAIKQSKTRHSEWLMIVVSLTVIWLASLCKILLASRSPRRATFLTSTGEASCKKNVLLVIAHPDDESMFFTPTINYLTSIRHNIHILCMSTGNADGIGNIRKEELYQASSILEVPQNQVKILDHPNFQDGFGEVWDCDLLAGIINEEINTNAIDTIITFDRNGVSGHCNHCDVNRAFFCVVLSKENSTPGSLYVFLYSHLFHEYFYR, encoded by the exons ATGATTCAAACAATTCATCCTCTCTGTATCAAAGCAATCAAGCAAAGCAAGACCAGACACTCAG AATGGCTCATGATCGTTGTTTCACTCACTGTAATTTGGTTGGCTTCTCTCTGCAAAATTCTTTTAGCATCAAGGTCTCCCAGAAGGGCGACATTCTTAACTAGTACAG gTGAAGCCTCTTGCAAGAAGAATGTTCTGCTGGTAATTGCCCATCCTGATGACGAGTCAAT GTTCTTTACTCCAACAATCAATTACTTGACTTCGATCAGGCATAATATACATATATTGTGCATGTCCACAG GTAATGCAGATGGCATTGGGAATATCAGAAAAGAAGAGCTGTATCAGGCTTCCTCAATCCTTGAG GTTCCACAGAACCAAGTAAAGATCCTTGACCATCCAAATTTTCAG GATGGATTTGGCGAAGTATGGGATTGCGATTTACTAGCTGGGATTATTAATGAGGAAATCAATACTAATGCAATTGATACG ATTATTACTTTTGATCGAAATGGTGTTTCTGGTCACTGTAATCATTGTGATGTAAATCGAG CCTTCTTCTGCGTGGTGCTTTCCAAAGAGAACTCGACGCCTGGGAGCTTGTATGTTTTCCTTTATTCCCATCTTTTTCATGAATATTTTTACCG GTGA
- the LOC141689638 gene encoding uncharacterized protein LOC141689638 isoform X5 encodes MIQTIHPLCIKAIKQSKTRHSEWLMIVVSLTVIWLASLCKILLASRSPRRATFLTSTGEASCKKNVLLVIAHPDDESMFFTPTINYLTSIRHNIHILCMSTGNADGIGNIRKEELYQASSILEVPQNQVKILDHPNFQDGFGEVWDCDLLAGIINEEINTNAIDTIITFDRNGVSGHCNHCDVNRGVRLLLRGAFQRELDAWELVCFPLFPSFS; translated from the exons ATGATTCAAACAATTCATCCTCTCTGTATCAAAGCAATCAAGCAAAGCAAGACCAGACACTCAG AATGGCTCATGATCGTTGTTTCACTCACTGTAATTTGGTTGGCTTCTCTCTGCAAAATTCTTTTAGCATCAAGGTCTCCCAGAAGGGCGACATTCTTAACTAGTACAG gTGAAGCCTCTTGCAAGAAGAATGTTCTGCTGGTAATTGCCCATCCTGATGACGAGTCAAT GTTCTTTACTCCAACAATCAATTACTTGACTTCGATCAGGCATAATATACATATATTGTGCATGTCCACAG GTAATGCAGATGGCATTGGGAATATCAGAAAAGAAGAGCTGTATCAGGCTTCCTCAATCCTTGAG GTTCCACAGAACCAAGTAAAGATCCTTGACCATCCAAATTTTCAG GATGGATTTGGCGAAGTATGGGATTGCGATTTACTAGCTGGGATTATTAATGAGGAAATCAATACTAATGCAATTGATACG ATTATTACTTTTGATCGAAATGGTGTTTCTGGTCACTGTAATCATTGTGATGTAAATCGAGGTGTGCG CCTTCTTCTGCGTGGTGCTTTCCAAAGAGAACTCGACGCCTGGGAGCTTGTATGTTTTCCTTTATTCCCATCTTTTTCATGA
- the LOC141689638 gene encoding uncharacterized protein LOC141689638 isoform X2: MIQTIHPLCIKAIKQSKTRHSASRSPRRATFLTSTGEASCKKNVLLVIAHPDDESMFFTPTINYLTSIRHNIHILCMSTGNADGIGNIRKEELYQASSILEVPQNQVKILDHPNFQDGFGEVWDCDLLAGIINEEINTNAIDTIITFDRNGVSGHCNHCDVNRGVRLLLRGAFQRELDAWELVSTNLWRKYSGPIDIWLSKWNAKRCSDKLHCLLNAQPGKSYIAMAQYMSQWAWYAVFTTYF; the protein is encoded by the exons ATGATTCAAACAATTCATCCTCTCTGTATCAAAGCAATCAAGCAAAGCAAGACCAGACACTCAG CATCAAGGTCTCCCAGAAGGGCGACATTCTTAACTAGTACAG gTGAAGCCTCTTGCAAGAAGAATGTTCTGCTGGTAATTGCCCATCCTGATGACGAGTCAAT GTTCTTTACTCCAACAATCAATTACTTGACTTCGATCAGGCATAATATACATATATTGTGCATGTCCACAG GTAATGCAGATGGCATTGGGAATATCAGAAAAGAAGAGCTGTATCAGGCTTCCTCAATCCTTGAG GTTCCACAGAACCAAGTAAAGATCCTTGACCATCCAAATTTTCAG GATGGATTTGGCGAAGTATGGGATTGCGATTTACTAGCTGGGATTATTAATGAGGAAATCAATACTAATGCAATTGATACG ATTATTACTTTTGATCGAAATGGTGTTTCTGGTCACTGTAATCATTGTGATGTAAATCGAGGTGTGCG CCTTCTTCTGCGTGGTGCTTTCCAAAGAGAACTCGACGCCTGGGAGCTT GTGAGTACAAACCTATGGCGCAAGTACAGTGGACCAATTGACATCTGGCTGTCCAAATGGAATGCCAAGAGATGTTCGGATAAACTGCATTGCTTGCTGAATGCACAGCCAGGGAAAAGCTATATTGCAATGGCCCAGTATATGAGCCAATGGGCGTGGTATGCAGTCTTCACAACTTATTTTTAA
- the LOC141689637 gene encoding UDP-glycosyltransferase 86A1, producing the protein MAKNQHKVHAIMIPYPFQGHVIPFVNLAMKLASKGFTITFVNTHSVHQQISQAQSTLTTAHDIFDEARKSGLDIRYATVSDGLPLDLDRSLNHDQHQESLLQASGSHVDQLIGKLVAENADCPVTCLIADTFFVWPSLIANKYNLVYVSFWTEPALVFTLYYHLDLLKKNGHFASQDNRRDTIDYIPGVEAIEPRDLMSYLQATDITTVLHRIIDKAFADVKRADFVICNTVQELEQETLTALNQKQPVYAIGPILANDSAKTKIAMSLWSESDCSQWLNTKANGSVVYVSFGSYAHVSKHDIVEIAHGLLLSGVNFVWVLRPDIVSSDDTDILPEGFIESARDRGLVVPWCHQIAVLSHPAIGGFLTHCGWNSIMESIWCGIPLICFPILTDQFTNRKLVVHDWKLGINLCDEKTISREQVSANIVSLMNGEILNIKLMNEMKKVRKTLENAADGSSNKNFEEFISAVQVNIVSR; encoded by the exons ATGGCAAAGAATCAGCACAAAGTTCATGCAATTATGATTCCCTACCCTTTCCAAGGTCATGTTATTCCTTTTGTTAATCTTGCCATGAAGCTTGCATCTAAAGGCTTCACAATCACCTTTGTTAACACTCATTCTGTTCACCAGCAAATTTCTCAAGCTCAATCCACCTTGACTACTGCCCATGATATCTTTGATGAAGCCCGAAAGTCCGGTCTTGATATTCGTTATGCAACTGTTAGTGATGGCCTGCCACTGGATTTGGATCGATCTCTTAACCATGACCAGCACCAGGAGTCTCTGTTGCAAGCCTCTGGTTCCCATGTTGATCAACTCATTGGAAAGCTAGTTGCTGAGAATGCAGATTGTCCGGTTACTTGCTTGATTGCCGACACTTTTTTTGTATGGCCTTCACTCATTGCTAACAAGTATAATCTTGTTTATGTTTCATTCTGGACAGAACCTGCCCTGGTCTTCACTCTGTATTATCACTTGGATCTCCTTAAGAAGAATGGCCATTTTGCTTCCCAAG ATAATCGTCGTGACACCATAGACTACATACCCGGAGTCGAAGCAATTGAGCCAAGGGACCTAATGTCATATCTACAAGCTACTGATATAACTACGGTGCTGCATCGGATTATTGACAAGGCATTTGCGGATGTGAAAAGGGCAGATTTTGTTATATGTAACACGGTACAAGAGCTTGAACAAGAGACACTCACTGCTTTGAATCAAAAGCAGCCAGTTTATGCAATTGGGCCTATATTGGCTAATGATTCTGCTAAGACAAAAATAGCCATGAGTCTGTGGTCAGAATCAGACTGTAGCCAGTGGCTCAATACTAAGGCCAATGGCTCTGTTGTGTATGTTTCATTTGGTAGCTATGCTCATGTTAGTAAACATGATATAGTGGAGATAGCCCATGGGCTTTTACTTAGTGGAGTCAACTTTGTTTGGGTACTAAGGCCTGATATTGTAAGTTCCGATGACACTGATATTTTACCAGAAGGATTTATAGAGAGTGCGAGAGACAGAGGTTTGGTTGTGCCATGGTGCCATCAGATTGCCGTATTATCACATCCCGCGATAGGAGGTTTCTTGACTCATTGCGGATGGAATTCTATCATGGAAAGCATATGGTGTGGCATTCCATTGATTTGTTTTCCTATTTTGACAGATCAATTCACTAATAGAAAATTAGTGGTGCATGACTGGAAGCTTGGAATAAATTTGTGTGATGAAAAGACAATATCAAGAGAGCAAGTGTCAGCAAACATTGTCAGCCTTATGAACGGAGAAATATTGAATATTAAGTTGATGAACGAGATGAAGAAAGTGAGAAAAACACTAGAGAATGCTGCTGATGGATCCTCGAACAAAAATTTTGAGGAGTTTATCAGTGCCGTTCAAGTTAATATTGTTAGTAGATAA
- the LOC141689638 gene encoding uncharacterized protein LOC141689638 isoform X6: MIQTIHPLCIKAIKQSKTRHSEWLMIVVSLTVIWLASLCKILLASRSPRRATFLTSTGEASCKKNVLLVIAHPDDESMFFTPTINYLTSIRHNIHILCMSTGNADGIGNIRKEELYQASSILEVPQNQVKILDHPNFQDGFGEVWDCDLLAGIINEEINTNAIDTIITFDRNGVSGHCNHCDVNRAFFCVVLSKENSTPGSL, from the exons ATGATTCAAACAATTCATCCTCTCTGTATCAAAGCAATCAAGCAAAGCAAGACCAGACACTCAG AATGGCTCATGATCGTTGTTTCACTCACTGTAATTTGGTTGGCTTCTCTCTGCAAAATTCTTTTAGCATCAAGGTCTCCCAGAAGGGCGACATTCTTAACTAGTACAG gTGAAGCCTCTTGCAAGAAGAATGTTCTGCTGGTAATTGCCCATCCTGATGACGAGTCAAT GTTCTTTACTCCAACAATCAATTACTTGACTTCGATCAGGCATAATATACATATATTGTGCATGTCCACAG GTAATGCAGATGGCATTGGGAATATCAGAAAAGAAGAGCTGTATCAGGCTTCCTCAATCCTTGAG GTTCCACAGAACCAAGTAAAGATCCTTGACCATCCAAATTTTCAG GATGGATTTGGCGAAGTATGGGATTGCGATTTACTAGCTGGGATTATTAATGAGGAAATCAATACTAATGCAATTGATACG ATTATTACTTTTGATCGAAATGGTGTTTCTGGTCACTGTAATCATTGTGATGTAAATCGAG CCTTCTTCTGCGTGGTGCTTTCCAAAGAGAACTCGACGCCTGGGAGCTT GTGA
- the LOC141689638 gene encoding uncharacterized protein LOC141689638 isoform X3, with amino-acid sequence MIVVSLTVIWLASLCKILLASRSPRRATFLTSTGEASCKKNVLLVIAHPDDESMFFTPTINYLTSIRHNIHILCMSTGNADGIGNIRKEELYQASSILEVPQNQVKILDHPNFQDGFGEVWDCDLLAGIINEEINTNAIDTIITFDRNGVSGHCNHCDVNRGVRLLLRGAFQRELDAWELVSTNLWRKYSGPIDIWLSKWNAKRCSDKLHCLLNAQPGKSYIAMAQYMSQWAWYAVFTTYF; translated from the exons ATGATCGTTGTTTCACTCACTGTAATTTGGTTGGCTTCTCTCTGCAAAATTCTTTTAGCATCAAGGTCTCCCAGAAGGGCGACATTCTTAACTAGTACAG gTGAAGCCTCTTGCAAGAAGAATGTTCTGCTGGTAATTGCCCATCCTGATGACGAGTCAAT GTTCTTTACTCCAACAATCAATTACTTGACTTCGATCAGGCATAATATACATATATTGTGCATGTCCACAG GTAATGCAGATGGCATTGGGAATATCAGAAAAGAAGAGCTGTATCAGGCTTCCTCAATCCTTGAG GTTCCACAGAACCAAGTAAAGATCCTTGACCATCCAAATTTTCAG GATGGATTTGGCGAAGTATGGGATTGCGATTTACTAGCTGGGATTATTAATGAGGAAATCAATACTAATGCAATTGATACG ATTATTACTTTTGATCGAAATGGTGTTTCTGGTCACTGTAATCATTGTGATGTAAATCGAGGTGTGCG CCTTCTTCTGCGTGGTGCTTTCCAAAGAGAACTCGACGCCTGGGAGCTT GTGAGTACAAACCTATGGCGCAAGTACAGTGGACCAATTGACATCTGGCTGTCCAAATGGAATGCCAAGAGATGTTCGGATAAACTGCATTGCTTGCTGAATGCACAGCCAGGGAAAAGCTATATTGCAATGGCCCAGTATATGAGCCAATGGGCGTGGTATGCAGTCTTCACAACTTATTTTTAA
- the LOC141689638 gene encoding uncharacterized protein LOC141689638 isoform X1 — protein sequence MIQTIHPLCIKAIKQSKTRHSEWLMIVVSLTVIWLASLCKILLASRSPRRATFLTSTGEASCKKNVLLVIAHPDDESMFFTPTINYLTSIRHNIHILCMSTGNADGIGNIRKEELYQASSILEVPQNQVKILDHPNFQDGFGEVWDCDLLAGIINEEINTNAIDTIITFDRNGVSGHCNHCDVNRGVRLLLRGAFQRELDAWELVSTNLWRKYSGPIDIWLSKWNAKRCSDKLHCLLNAQPGKSYIAMAQYMSQWAWYAVFTTYF from the exons ATGATTCAAACAATTCATCCTCTCTGTATCAAAGCAATCAAGCAAAGCAAGACCAGACACTCAG AATGGCTCATGATCGTTGTTTCACTCACTGTAATTTGGTTGGCTTCTCTCTGCAAAATTCTTTTAGCATCAAGGTCTCCCAGAAGGGCGACATTCTTAACTAGTACAG gTGAAGCCTCTTGCAAGAAGAATGTTCTGCTGGTAATTGCCCATCCTGATGACGAGTCAAT GTTCTTTACTCCAACAATCAATTACTTGACTTCGATCAGGCATAATATACATATATTGTGCATGTCCACAG GTAATGCAGATGGCATTGGGAATATCAGAAAAGAAGAGCTGTATCAGGCTTCCTCAATCCTTGAG GTTCCACAGAACCAAGTAAAGATCCTTGACCATCCAAATTTTCAG GATGGATTTGGCGAAGTATGGGATTGCGATTTACTAGCTGGGATTATTAATGAGGAAATCAATACTAATGCAATTGATACG ATTATTACTTTTGATCGAAATGGTGTTTCTGGTCACTGTAATCATTGTGATGTAAATCGAGGTGTGCG CCTTCTTCTGCGTGGTGCTTTCCAAAGAGAACTCGACGCCTGGGAGCTT GTGAGTACAAACCTATGGCGCAAGTACAGTGGACCAATTGACATCTGGCTGTCCAAATGGAATGCCAAGAGATGTTCGGATAAACTGCATTGCTTGCTGAATGCACAGCCAGGGAAAAGCTATATTGCAATGGCCCAGTATATGAGCCAATGGGCGTGGTATGCAGTCTTCACAACTTATTTTTAA